The window CTCTCCAATCCATCAGAGTATTCACGAATGTCAAGCTCTGCTGCAGGGGGAaccttcccctcttctcccagAGGGGATCAGGCTCTACTCCCACACTCGCTTTGCCGTTAAAGTTGTCTCACATAGCAGGGTAAAGCAGAAAGAGTGGGGTGCAGCAAGAACGGCTGCCTTTGGAGGTCCCAGCACCCTTTGCTTGGGCACTTCTGCAGCTATGGGCAGGTGACATTTGGGCAAAGACTCACCATGTCCAGCAGAATATCCACTTTCAGCCGAAGGaggttgttttcttcctctagcTGCTGGTTTCGTCTGCGCAAGCGCTGCATTTCCCTGTGATCCCCCGTGAAGCTTCCTGAttctggaaggaaggaaagaggtcAGAATACCGATTGCCAGCCAACTGCGGCTTCTTCAGATCAAAGCAAGTTGGGCTGCACTCTACCTGCCACCCACTGGCCATTTTCAAACTTCAGGCTCTGCCCAGCGAGGTTCATGGTGGGGGTGCCATACTCCAGGCCCAGCTCAATCTCACGAGTGGATCTATCCAGCTTCAGGGAAGAGATCACACTCAGCATCATACAGAAATCCAACGCCACGCCAGTGTTCTCCCGTTCCTTAGTGACTGACACTCCAATAGAAGCTGCTGGTCTGACTGGCCCTGGAGCCTGAAACCCTACTTTGAGTCCTGTACTACTGCAGTAGAGGACTGGCTCCTCTTGCACTTTCTCCCACCTGAACTTATACTCATCTCCCTGAGTTTAGAGACCATTGGTGAGAAGCTTTACGTGAAACaattctgggctgcaggtggggtGATGATGATCCTACCCTCAGATACCATTCGTATCTGGTAATCCGTGATCAGAAACAGTGCCATACCGCAGGAGGAAAAGAGGCACAGTTGGGAGCTCTTGTAAGGGTTGCGGTGCTTCCAGCAGGAGCCACTCACCCCTTACGACCCAGCGAGCTTTCCCGCAGGCAAGCCACAGGCACCAGGACTCACCAAGTGCAGGTTGGAGAGAGAGGCACATTTCCTGGGGGGGGTCTTCTTCGGGCTGAAGGTGTTCCCAAAGAGAGGCATCGCACGCTGCTGGCTGGGCGTACAGGGCGCTCCCGACGGCCTCGCGCTGCTCCCCGAGCAGGGAGGACACGGCCAGCCCGAGGCTGTAGGCCAGCAGCAGCGACAGGACAGGATGGCCACGTCAGCAGGGACAAGGTTTCCTCTGGTGGCCCTGTTTCCACCTAAAACCAGACCCCCCACCAGTTCCCTTCACATCATGTGCCCTCGCCCTTCGAAGAGGGTTAAATGGCGGCGgcgccggcgggggggggggcctgacCCACCCGCCCCCGCCCTGACAGGACCGTGACAAGGCGGCGCCCCTGCCCGCCGGCACGCGGCTCCCCTCGCACCTCCACCGCCATGTGACCGAGCCGGGGGGGGGAGGCGAACGGCGCGAGGCCGCCCCTTacgtcaccccccccccccagcaccaccataAGAAAAAAGCGagctctcccccctccccccccccgccatctGCCCCCAGCGCGCGCCCCCTCCTCTCCCGCCCCCGCGCAGGCGCATTCGGCAGCCATCCCCAGCGCCAcgcggcccgggggggggggggggggggtacggGCCGTACCACCCAGCGGGAGCGCTGAAGAGAAGGGAGTGGGGAACCGGAGAGTATTATTTCAGGCAAGGGCCGCCACCGGGATGGTCCCTCGTTCTGCTTTCCCTCCCGGTATCTCACTGGCGAAACCAGCGGGCTCGGCGAGGGCAGAGCTGATGAGGAACACCCActcccccctcccgccccagcGTGGTAGGGTCAGCCCCGGGGTGCGGGGGCGGCTGGGCTTGGCTGTTCCATCGGGGTTTGCCTTaattattgggggggggggacggggacgagaaggagaaagagcacCTTTCCGGCGAGCTGCGCTTGCTCCCAGCGTTCCCCGTCTGTCACCGCGCCGGTGGGCTCAGCCGCCGCTGCCGCGTGCCCCGGGAGCGGTTTGCGGCCGTTGCGTTGCCATGGCGATGGCGGGGCTCTGCCGCTCCTCCCCGCTGCCGCAGCAGCGTCTGGAGGCGGCGGCCCGCAGGCCTGGGCTGCGCGGGGTCGGTGGCTACCGTCAGGAGGATGGCCGCGGGGGATGCTACGGGGCTGTCGCCTCGGGAGAGGGCGAGGGAGCCCGAGGAGGCCGTGCCGGAGGGCCTGGCTGGCGGGCCTTCGGGTAGCCTCGGTGGGCTCTTGCGGTCCCGGCTCGgcaccctgctccagcccccgaGCCCCCTGTCTGGGGCCCGCTGGCCTTGGTGGAGAGGGGGGAGTGTGGAGGAGCTGGTGCTGCGGAGATGGGTCTCTGTCATAGTCAGGCTGCATCAAACCTGTGATGTTCTGCCCACTGGTTCCTAAAATGCTTGAATTGGTTGGAAGGCTTTTTTATAAACTGTTTTTGCAGGTAAACAATGAAGCACCATTAGGCAGAGAATCCCTTCTTGCTTgggaacaggaggagaaaaagtggAGAAGGTCTGGGGTCCTGGGCTCCCCAAGTTTGAGGAATGATGGGTTAGAAGTTGGAGAGAAAAGACCAGGCGGTTCTTTAATAAGCTGTCCTCTGAGGCAGGCCCACTGTCCTGATTTTCTGTGCATGTTGCAAAGTCTGCCCTTCTCAGCACATGATGGGataaatttagttttattttgttacttgCTGTCTTGTATTCCATGGGAGGTGGCTTTGGTAGTTGGTTTGGATATTACTTTGAATGGCAGGGGTATGTGGTACATATCaccaatattttttatataaagagGCAAAATACCAATCCTTgtctaaattttaaaataattctccaATCTCTTAGAATTTAGTGACCTGAAATTACTTGCTTCATTGTTAGAAAAGCTTCTGCTGAGGACTCTGGGAGGCTTTCCTGAAAATTACAGATTAATGAGGTGTTAGGATACTGACTTTAGTTAAAGGAGAACAAtaaagaaaaggggagaaaaaagaagggaggggtggagcAGATAATCAGAAGTGccaggaaagagaggagaaaataagagaatCACCAACCTTTTAATTTGGTTTGTACATGTTTTAATactccaccaaaaaaaagttctttaacAGTCTTCCATTCTCAGAGTGCTTAATTGGCGCCCTGCCTAAAGTGAACCAAAAAATTGTTCACTTGGaataagaaatggaaagataCCACAGTACCAACCTGGTGACTATAGACAAGAAAAATCTCTGGTGCTGCAGTATCTTCTGGTAGTCCAGTTAAGCAATATCTGATTCTTCCAGGACACATGCTATAAAAACAGTGGCCTTCTGACCCTGTGTGCTAGAGTCTGTGCACTGGaaattagtgatttttttttaacattcttttttttataagagAAGGAATGACAGTGCATGCAGGAGGATCAGCACCTTGAAATGTAGAACAAAAGTTTGCAGTTCTGAACAAGGGCTATTTGAAGTAGTTGTGGCTCCTGTTGGCATTTCACATCCATATGTGTGTATTTGCATAAATTGGATAAGAAAGATGAAGGGCCAGAAGTGAAATGAGGGCAGGAACCTTGGAAGAAAAACTGAGAGAATGCAGAATTAcaattttgaactgaaaaaaactgTAGCTAACCTAGGGGCTTATAAGAGTCAAAGACCATACAGGACACTGTATGAGGAACAGAGCTCTTACCACTTGCTTTCGTGTGTTTTTCAGTTGTTAAATGCACTGAAACATTTTGAGTTTCCAAACAAATACTCAGACCTGAAGAACTGCAAATGAGAGAAGCATCTCCCTGAGATGCTCAAAAGCACATATGTTTCCTTTATAAATACTTCAGAGGGTTGTAACTACTGGGGAAAAAGCAGATGTTAAGAAGGTCTGGTCAGGACACGCCCTGCCAGTATCACAGGGGTAGTAATGTTCACCTTCCTAGAAGAAACCTGTATGTTTCAGCACAGTTGTGTGCTTGAGCTCTCCTTGCCCTAACCAGGGTGAGTATTGTAGTAATACATTATTATTACTGTAAAACTAAACTATCCAAGGTCTCACAATGATTCTCTGACAGAGAGAATCACTGACAGCCTCTTTCTCAGAGGCAGAGACTCAGAAAAAGCCGAGCAGCCTATCACAACTGCCTTGGCATGTGAGGTGAATGCGTACTTCTGTTTGCCTGATTGCACAGATGCTAATATGTATGTGAATAGTTTCACAGTTGGTAGGGCTTGTGATGAGACTTCAGAAAGCTTCTCCAGAAGTTTGAGAGCAAGAGAAAGAGGTTCAGTGTCTGGTTTTTTTCGGTGTGATTTGCTTCAAgaatctttcttcctttgcatgGGTTTTACTAAATTTCATTTGTTCCCAGACTCCATTTCCTCGAAAAATGCTGTGGAATTGCCTCCCTGCACCAACCTCCCAGGCTTTTCTGGCAGCAGTTTTTGGTGGTTATTTCTCCATTTACATCAGGTAGATATTGAGACAAGAGCCAACCATTGCTGTTTCTAGCATTGCCTCTCAATATGCTGCATTGTTCTCCTACCAGCGGGTAGTTTGACATATGATTTTAAGTGATGTTAAAAGCATTACAGTGTAGCACTGTGCATCCTTCTGTGCCTGTCACTTTGTGGAGAAGTGAACACCTAGCGTGCGCCCGTGTGCTcactctctctccctccctcctgtaCAATAACTAGAGATATCACTTAGGATCTGCAAAAGCTCGTTAAACAGTGAGGAACCTGCATATTGCAGTCATCGTGTAAGGAAACAGCGTATCTTTTTATGAAGACATCTTTGGGAATGCTGGtggaaggctgagagagtgacaggacaaaagATAGTGCTGTAGCACATGACAGTGTGGAAATTTTGGAATAGACCCAAGCTGTTTTTCTTGGTAGCTTAATTTGGAGCATCTTCTTCAGCTTTTTGGTTCACAAGCAATACAGAATCTATAGCTTAGATGGTCTCAGAGCTGCTTTTAACTCCATAGTGTTTCTCATGCCTCTTTTCATGTGCACCATGGGATTATTATTGTTCTctattaaatgaataaatatagGGAAACCCCACTGACTGGTGAATTCAGTAGACTTACTCCAGGCTTACTCTGATGTCAAAGACAATATTTACTGTAATTATTCCTGCTTGAAACTTGCTACATTGATTGGTAGGCTAAATGAAACAgtttaaaacctgaaaaataaattttaattaattccatGCCTAACTAATTTCTTCAGCAGTGAGATAATTCCTGTTGTCTCAGTACTCTGCAGTTATGTCCCTTCTTTTAATATCCTAGATATTAGAATAAATATCTTGCCTGTATTTTATTGACATAGCAAATGTGTCTTTCtctatttgtttcttcttttcattacaGCCAACTGAAGAGATAGAAGAACAGCTGTTTCACCGCATTGCAAAGAATTTCATCCTGCTTGACTATCACAGATTCCACCACCAGGAGGCCCTCATTAAAGTGCTTATAGCTaaggcaaagaaaacacaagaacaGTGAAATGAGATGGAGAAATCCATCCTCACAGGGGTAATCTGAAACTAATACTTATCCTATAAATAGAGATCTTTTTTTCGGAGTGCTGTGCAAGCATCTATTAATTGATTCTTGCAGGAATTCTAATATCCAACCATCAGTTATACTGTAACTTTTGAGGATAATGGGGTGTCATGGGTGGTATCCCTGCATCGAATCACCAAGTGATAGCCAAGAAAGTTCATGCTGTCGTATTCTGTATAGTAAAGCTCTTAATAGCATaagtaaaacaataaaatggaGTAAAGCACGGTTTTGATTTCTAGTCACTCAGGTCTGCCCTCTATCTTTCACCTAAAGAATATGCCTTCACCTAATtcacctctgctttctttttttacttattcCTGGGTttgtaattttcttccattttttcacAGCATGCTTTTATTGTCGCCTAAAATATCTGCACTAACAGTCTGTCTGATTGTTCTCTTTTGCTGTCATGACCTTCTTTAAAATAAGggggaaagagaaatgttttcatccCTTTTTTGGTAAATTGTGCACTTCTTTTCTGAATCACTGGCCCTTCAAAGCTGCAATCATTGCTTTGGCTGGAACGTAGACTTTGTTATTCAAAAGAACAGTGTGTCCGTGTTCTCTTAACTAAAAAGTCTGTAGagttgtcatttttctttccataaaccctagttttttctgtcttcactgCTGAATCCAGCCTTGTCTATCTGCTGCTGTTCCAGTTTCCCAAGATCACGTTTTGGTACTGATGAGTGCAAGACACAGCTTTGTGATGCAATTTCAGAATGGATGATAGGTGAGAGTGGTTTTGTTCCTGTCAGGAAAAGCTGTAGGCTGCAAATTGAGTTATCCTTTGTCTTTCAAACTCACTTTCTGCCCTCCTTCCCTGAATTCACACGTATATATTCTACACATTTACATTTGTTTACTTGGGCCTTTCTTATGTGTACTAATGTGTAAAACATGTATCCTCTGCtctaagaagcaaaaaaaaaaaaaaatgtatatgaagCCATGATGTTGTATACAAAGTTCCCAGGCCTCTGAAGTGGTTTTCCAATCACTGTTCGCCATTCTGGCCACACTGTTCACCTTAAAGAGTTTAAGCAAATATACCAGCACTTCTGCCGCTCACATGCCCTGGATAGAAT of the Grus americana isolate bGruAme1 chromosome 1, bGruAme1.mat, whole genome shotgun sequence genome contains:
- the CBY1 gene encoding protein chibby homolog 1, which codes for MPLFGNTFSPKKTPPRKCASLSNLHLLDRSTREIELGLEYGTPTMNLAGQSLKFENGQWVAESGSFTGDHREMQRLRRRNQQLEEENNLLRLKVDILLDMLSETTAESHLMEKELEELKTRSRRRK